Proteins encoded in a region of the Campylobacter geochelonis genome:
- a CDS encoding response regulator transcription factor, with protein MKILLLEDDFEYRVSIKEYLQSLGYEVDEASDGVIACDKIAKNSYHLLILDIKVPEISGHEVMRYARSLNLQTPIMIMTSLTDIKDLTIGYELGCNEYLKKPFNLAELKFRVNELMRKYYSQDDKNIIKIASNFSYDTVLKQLKNGDEVVNLSQKEINLIEFLLSRVGAFSSIEEIKYEIWEDKDIDDAGVRVHIRNIRHKTSDEFIISSRGLGYKINV; from the coding sequence TTGAAAATTTTACTTCTTGAAGATGATTTTGAATATAGAGTAAGCATTAAAGAGTATCTACAAAGCTTAGGATATGAAGTAGATGAGGCAAGCGATGGCGTTATAGCCTGTGATAAGATAGCTAAAAACTCATATCATCTTTTAATCCTTGATATAAAAGTTCCAGAGATTTCTGGGCATGAAGTTATGCGATATGCACGAAGCTTAAACCTTCAAACCCCAATTATGATAATGACATCGCTAACTGATATTAAGGATTTGACAATCGGCTATGAGTTAGGTTGCAATGAATATCTAAAAAAGCCATTTAACTTAGCTGAACTTAAATTTAGAGTCAATGAGCTTATGCGAAAATACTACTCGCAAGATGATAAAAACATCATAAAAATCGCTTCAAATTTCTCTTACGATACGGTTCTTAAGCAGCTTAAAAACGGCGATGAGGTTGTAAATTTAAGCCAAAAAGAGATAAATTTGATAGAATTTTTACTAAGCAGAGTTGGCGCGTTTTCAAGTATCGAAGAGATAAAGTATGAAATTTGGGAAGATAAAGATATAGATGATGCTGGAGTTAGAGTTCATATACGAAACATTAGGCATAAAACAAGCGATGAGTTTATCATCTCTTCTCGTGGGCTTGGCTATAAAATAAATGTTTAA
- a CDS encoding YceI family protein — MKKILASVAVSSLILAGTLNAAEFGVDKVHSDVGFKVKHLQISNVKGKFKDYSAVIDLDTTTQKLNKLEATIKVASVDTDNSKRDEHLRSADFFDAAKFTDMKFVMTEFVADKDDIGEGKVKGNLTIKDVTLPVVLDYEFGGVAKMQDGKEKVGFNLEGEIDRTRFGVGEASVAVSSEIKIQIEIEASAK; from the coding sequence ATGAAAAAAATATTAGCTTCAGTTGCGGTAAGCTCGCTTATCCTAGCAGGAACATTAAACGCGGCTGAATTTGGTGTAGATAAGGTGCATTCTGATGTAGGGTTTAAAGTTAAACACCTTCAAATAAGCAATGTCAAAGGCAAATTTAAAGATTATAGCGCTGTAATAGATTTAGATACTACTACTCAAAAACTTAACAAGCTTGAAGCAACTATCAAAGTAGCTTCTGTTGATACAGACAACAGCAAAAGAGATGAGCATTTAAGAAGTGCAGACTTTTTTGATGCTGCTAAATTTACAGATATGAAATTTGTTATGACAGAATTCGTTGCAGATAAAGATGACATAGGCGAAGGCAAAGTTAAAGGAAATTTAACAATAAAAGATGTGACTCTTCCAGTTGTACTTGACTATGAGTTTGGCGGAGTTGCAAAAATGCAAGATGGCAAAGAAAAAGTTGGCTTTAACCTAGAGGGCGAAATCGATAGAACTAGATTTGGTGTAGGCGAAGCTTCTGTAGCAGTTAGCAGCGAAATTAAAATACAAATCGAAATAGAAGCTAGCGCAAAATAA
- a CDS encoding tetratricopeptide repeat protein — MNKFLIFSLLLTLNLSASQEQSQGKTQRNFFDDGHKAFNEHKYEKSKEIWSELCDKKDGKSCTNLGHLYDNGLGFAPDIQKAIEFYEKGCEYGDGLGCSNLGVTYFRGDGVDVDFKKASEYFSKGCELNHGFSCVNLGYLYENGDGVKQNYAKAFEFYQKACEYGDGEGCTNLGTLYVNGFGVDVNFTKASEHFAKGCDLQHELGCKYETKLKSDEFKKFEEEQKNKATK, encoded by the coding sequence ATGAATAAATTTTTAATTTTTTCACTACTTTTAACTCTAAATTTAAGCGCTTCTCAAGAGCAAAGTCAAGGAAAAACTCAAAGAAATTTTTTCGATGATGGACACAAGGCTTTTAACGAGCATAAATATGAAAAATCAAAAGAGATTTGGAGTGAACTTTGCGATAAAAAAGATGGCAAAAGTTGCACAAATTTAGGTCACTTATACGACAACGGACTTGGTTTTGCGCCAGATATACAAAAAGCTATCGAATTTTATGAAAAAGGTTGCGAGTATGGTGATGGGCTTGGTTGTTCAAATTTAGGCGTAACATACTTCAGAGGCGATGGTGTAGATGTAGATTTTAAAAAAGCTAGCGAGTATTTTAGCAAAGGTTGCGAGCTAAATCACGGCTTTTCATGTGTAAATTTGGGTTATTTATACGAAAATGGAGATGGCGTAAAACAAAACTATGCCAAAGCGTTTGAGTTTTATCAAAAAGCTTGCGAATACGGCGATGGCGAGGGTTGTACGAATTTAGGCACACTTTATGTAAATGGCTTTGGCGTTGATGTAAATTTTACAAAAGCAAGTGAGCATTTCGCTAAAGGTTGTGATTTACAACACGAGCTAGGATGTAAGTATGAAACAAAGTTAAAAAGCGATGAGTTTAAGAAATTTGAAGAAGAGCAGAAAAATAAAGCAACAAAATAA
- a CDS encoding tetratricopeptide repeat protein: MKKVVFLTFLGLNFAFAGANFDALLEACITKSDSTSCAQILNYLDDECKKGVQSKCFLYADMLGRGVGVEKDVVKSFEVYKQSCEANSSESCYELSKKYLDASGTVQSFSLSGIALDKACKLGSKRACDILALLPNN, from the coding sequence ATGAAAAAAGTTGTGTTTTTAACATTTTTGGGGCTAAATTTTGCATTTGCTGGAGCAAATTTTGATGCTCTTTTAGAAGCGTGCATAACAAAAAGCGATAGCACAAGTTGCGCTCAAATTTTAAACTATCTTGATGATGAGTGCAAAAAAGGCGTGCAATCAAAGTGCTTTTTGTATGCTGATATGCTAGGTCGTGGCGTTGGCGTAGAAAAAGATGTAGTAAAATCGTTTGAAGTTTATAAACAAAGCTGCGAAGCAAACTCAAGCGAGAGTTGTTATGAGCTGTCTAAAAAATACCTTGACGCTTCTGGAACTGTTCAAAGCTTTTCTCTTTCAGGAATCGCTCTTGATAAAGCGTGCAAACTAGGAAGCAAACGAGCTTGCGATATACTTGCGCTGTTGCCAAATAATTAA
- the phsA gene encoding thiosulfate reductase PhsA, giving the protein MAISRRAFLKTSAGIGTLAAFEVNLGANSALMNAKSIKFVPSVCEMCSTRCPIEVEVVDGKCKIIQGNPKFSSNKTSVCARGGAGVNQLYDPKRIVKPLIRVGKRGENKWREASWDEALSYCATKLNEIKEKYGPQSVVFTSKTGESHTQLMNFACSYGSPNIFSHWSCCPITYNIVLNQTYGGGLSRDFANAKYIVNFGHNLFEGIVISDTKKVAKFANREDTKLLVLDPRFSVIAAKADEWLPVRPGTDLAFVMALIHVWIRDGKYDKKFVEKYTVGIEEVIKAVKDTTPKWQEAITGIKAKDVERIADEIYAKAPEVIIDWGHKTTTTRAEYQRTRAIAIANALMGNFEKKGGIFFGKSAGTFNKLCAEELFPTLANPDAGFKVPKTPRIDGCGEEGSKHFFIPRKHGVLMDIAPAILSQKPYPIKGWVSTRFNHLINVASTDEVVKAIDKLDFVLSIDVYLNDFANLADVVLPEATYLERDESIQNKSGTAPGYYMRNKVVEPIAGTKSGYEIFRELARLMKIDEGYTWKDINEYRMQQAKGNDKLIADLIKNGYVNWKVPQVYYREPKFVAKFVEKYPNATKFVDENGEMSSQVKFKTPSGKIELFLENVEAKFPGEGCINPNHMDVFGGHEFCLMSGKTAIHTNGHTQNIPILNHLMDQSPVWINPKAAKQKGFKDGDTVILKNKFGSVKATLMLTEGIREDTLFVYHGFGHVTPDLSDTNGMGTNQSVILDPADGVVCGTMVTNVGVDIIKA; this is encoded by the coding sequence ATGGCAATTTCTAGAAGAGCTTTTTTAAAAACAAGCGCTGGAATTGGAACGTTAGCTGCGTTTGAAGTAAATTTAGGCGCAAATAGTGCATTGATGAATGCAAAAAGCATTAAATTTGTTCCAAGCGTTTGCGAGATGTGTTCTACGCGCTGTCCAATCGAAGTCGAGGTGGTTGATGGTAAGTGTAAAATCATACAAGGAAATCCAAAATTTTCTAGCAACAAAACATCAGTTTGTGCAAGAGGTGGAGCGGGGGTTAATCAACTTTATGATCCAAAACGTATAGTAAAACCTCTTATAAGAGTTGGAAAAAGAGGCGAGAACAAGTGGCGAGAGGCTAGTTGGGACGAGGCGCTTAGCTACTGTGCTACTAAACTTAATGAGATAAAAGAGAAATATGGTCCACAAAGTGTAGTTTTTACATCAAAAACTGGCGAGAGCCATACTCAGCTGATGAATTTCGCCTGTAGTTACGGTAGTCCAAATATATTTTCTCACTGGTCGTGCTGCCCGATAACTTATAACATAGTTTTAAACCAAACATATGGCGGTGGGCTTAGCAGAGACTTTGCTAATGCGAAATATATAGTAAATTTTGGTCATAACCTTTTTGAGGGAATTGTTATATCAGATACTAAAAAAGTGGCTAAATTTGCAAACCGTGAAGACACTAAGCTTTTGGTTTTAGATCCTAGATTTAGCGTGATTGCTGCAAAAGCTGATGAGTGGTTGCCGGTTCGTCCTGGAACGGATTTAGCCTTTGTGATGGCGCTGATTCATGTATGGATACGAGATGGAAAGTATGATAAGAAATTTGTTGAAAAATACACCGTTGGTATCGAAGAAGTTATAAAAGCGGTCAAAGATACTACGCCAAAATGGCAAGAGGCAATCACTGGTATAAAAGCAAAAGATGTTGAGCGAATAGCGGATGAAATTTATGCAAAAGCTCCAGAAGTCATCATCGACTGGGGGCATAAGACAACAACTACAAGAGCAGAATACCAAAGAACAAGAGCAATCGCTATAGCAAACGCTTTGATGGGCAACTTTGAGAAAAAAGGTGGAATTTTCTTTGGAAAGAGCGCTGGAACATTTAACAAACTTTGCGCAGAGGAGCTTTTCCCAACTTTAGCAAATCCAGATGCTGGATTTAAAGTTCCAAAAACTCCAAGAATCGATGGTTGTGGAGAAGAGGGTAGTAAGCATTTCTTTATACCTAGAAAACATGGCGTTTTAATGGATATAGCTCCAGCGATTTTAAGTCAAAAACCATATCCGATAAAAGGCTGGGTAAGCACTAGATTTAACCATTTAATAAATGTTGCAAGCACCGATGAAGTGGTAAAAGCTATCGATAAACTAGACTTTGTTTTATCTATCGATGTTTATCTAAATGACTTTGCAAATTTAGCCGATGTTGTGCTTCCAGAAGCAACCTATCTTGAAAGAGATGAAAGCATTCAAAACAAGTCTGGAACGGCGCCAGGGTATTATATGAGAAACAAAGTCGTTGAGCCAATAGCTGGAACAAAAAGCGGATATGAGATTTTTAGAGAGTTAGCAAGGCTTATGAAAATCGATGAGGGCTATACATGGAAAGATATAAACGAATACAGAATGCAACAAGCCAAAGGAAATGATAAACTTATAGCCGATTTGATTAAAAATGGCTATGTAAACTGGAAAGTTCCACAAGTTTACTATCGTGAGCCAAAATTTGTAGCTAAATTCGTTGAGAAGTATCCAAATGCGACTAAATTTGTTGATGAAAATGGCGAGATGAGTTCGCAGGTTAAATTTAAAACTCCAAGTGGAAAAATTGAGCTATTTTTAGAAAATGTAGAGGCAAAATTCCCAGGAGAAGGCTGTATAAATCCAAACCATATGGATGTTTTTGGTGGACATGAGTTTTGTTTGATGAGTGGAAAAACTGCGATTCATACAAACGGACACACACAAAACATACCTATACTTAACCATTTGATGGATCAATCGCCAGTGTGGATAAATCCAAAAGCGGCTAAACAAAAGGGCTTTAAAGATGGCGATACAGTCATATTAAAAAATAAATTTGGTTCAGTTAAAGCCACTTTAATGCTAACAGAGGGCATTAGAGAAGATACGCTTTTTGTTTATCATGGTTTTGGGCATGTTACGCCAGATCTTAGCGATACAAACGGCATGGGAACTAACCAAAGCGTTATACTTGATCCTGCTGATGGCGTTGTTTGCGGAACTATGGTAACAAACGTTGGCGTTGATATAATTAAGGCTTAG
- the ruvB gene encoding Holliday junction branch migration DNA helicase RuvB: MDRIVEIEKISFEKEYEVSLRPINFNDYIGQEKTKENLKIFIEAAKKRAETLDHVLFYGPPGLGKTTLAHIISNEMSANIKMTAAPMIEKSGDLAAILTNLEEGDILFIDEIHRLSSSIEEILYPAMEDFRLDIIIGSGPAAQTIKIDVPKFTLIGATTRAGMISAPLRDRFGISFRLQFYSPDELAKIVQIASKKLNKPAKDDACLEIAKRSRGTPRIALRLLKRIRDFADVNSEDNITKQRAKNSLDSLGVNELGFDEMDLKYLEILFDAKKRPMGLSTIAAALSEDEGTIEDVIEPYLLANGYIQRTAKGRIVSQKSYKTLNIPNDYNEGLFSEN; the protein is encoded by the coding sequence ATGGATAGAATAGTAGAAATAGAAAAAATCAGCTTTGAAAAAGAGTATGAAGTAAGCCTTCGCCCCATAAATTTTAACGATTATATCGGGCAAGAAAAGACTAAAGAGAATTTAAAAATTTTCATCGAAGCTGCTAAAAAACGCGCTGAAACACTAGATCACGTGCTGTTTTACGGCCCTCCTGGACTTGGAAAGACAACGCTTGCTCACATTATCTCAAATGAAATGAGTGCAAATATTAAAATGACAGCAGCGCCTATGATAGAAAAAAGTGGCGATTTGGCTGCGATTTTAACAAATTTAGAAGAAGGCGATATCCTTTTTATCGATGAAATTCACCGCCTTAGCTCCTCGATTGAAGAGATTTTATATCCTGCGATGGAGGATTTTAGGCTTGATATTATCATTGGTTCTGGACCAGCTGCACAGACTATTAAAATAGATGTGCCTAAATTCACTCTTATTGGCGCTACAACAAGGGCTGGTATGATAAGCGCGCCATTAAGAGATCGTTTTGGCATATCTTTTAGGCTTCAGTTTTACTCGCCAGATGAGCTTGCTAAAATAGTTCAAATCGCATCTAAAAAGCTAAATAAACCAGCCAAAGATGATGCGTGTTTAGAGATAGCAAAAAGAAGTCGCGGAACGCCTAGAATCGCACTTAGACTACTTAAACGAATTAGAGATTTTGCTGATGTAAATAGCGAAGATAACATAACAAAACAAAGAGCAAAAAATTCTCTTGATAGCCTTGGAGTAAATGAGCTTGGCTTTGATGAGATGGACTTAAAGTATCTTGAAATTCTTTTTGACGCAAAAAAACGCCCTATGGGGCTAAGCACCATTGCGGCGGCTTTAAGCGAAGATGAGGGGACTATTGAAGATGTTATAGAGCCGTATCTTTTGGCAAATGGCTATATCCAAAGAACAGCAAAAGGTAGGATAGTAAGCCAAAAAAGTTATAAAACTTTAAATATTCCAAATGATTATAATGAAGGGCTTTTTAGTGAAAACTAG
- a CDS encoding sensor histidine kinase, producing the protein MFKAIKIPFLATMILMLLFILQGIQLIKLNIKSEQNKDIVSLAKKSLNLSDNILNLDNQDSLVYEFALYDSDENIVLSKLNKNPRNLNFEVLIQDGYIYYKRAIFVDNKLYFLVVAKEQEWSKIALITALVFIGTLIVIFIAIYFIYQSTLKIHERQKKMMDAFFNDAMHELKTPLGVATINLDMLEVHNRNTHRIKSALKQMKMTYEDVEFFIKHSYENFPKSVMNFSSFLSQRVRFLTTIANSKEITFQTHIFPNLEIFISEIEATRLVDNTISNAIKYSKSGSSIEIYLNLVDEQVVFSVKDYGRGIKDTKAIWQRYSREDLSQGGFGLGLNIVLNICKKYNISYNVESIVGKGSTFTYKIPAFKEKLIDSLVNDKIKP; encoded by the coding sequence ATGTTTAAAGCTATTAAAATCCCATTTTTAGCGACTATGATTTTGATGCTTCTTTTTATACTACAAGGCATTCAACTTATCAAACTAAATATCAAGAGTGAGCAAAACAAAGACATAGTCTCGCTTGCTAAAAAAAGTCTAAATTTAAGTGATAATATCCTAAATTTAGATAATCAAGATAGCTTAGTATATGAATTTGCTCTTTATGATAGCGATGAAAATATAGTCCTTTCAAAACTTAACAAAAACCCTAGAAATCTAAATTTTGAAGTTTTGATTCAAGATGGCTATATCTACTATAAAAGAGCGATTTTTGTGGATAATAAGCTCTATTTTTTAGTCGTTGCAAAAGAGCAAGAGTGGTCGAAGATAGCTTTGATTACTGCGCTTGTTTTTATAGGGACTTTGATAGTCATTTTCATCGCTATATATTTTATATACCAAAGTACTCTTAAAATTCACGAACGGCAAAAAAAGATGATGGATGCGTTTTTTAACGATGCGATGCATGAGCTAAAAACTCCACTTGGCGTTGCGACTATAAATTTAGATATGCTAGAAGTCCATAACAGAAACACACATCGCATAAAATCAGCCCTTAAACAGATGAAAATGACATATGAAGATGTTGAGTTTTTTATCAAACACTCATATGAAAATTTTCCAAAAAGCGTTATGAATTTCTCAAGTTTTTTAAGTCAGCGCGTTCGGTTTTTAACAACGATAGCAAATTCAAAAGAGATAACATTTCAAACTCATATTTTTCCGAATTTAGAGATTTTTATAAGCGAGATTGAAGCTACGCGCCTTGTTGATAACACCATCTCAAATGCGATAAAATACTCAAAAAGCGGCAGTAGTATTGAAATTTATCTAAATTTAGTAGATGAGCAAGTTGTATTTAGCGTGAAAGATTATGGAAGAGGTATTAAAGATACAAAGGCTATTTGGCAGCGTTACAGCAGGGAGGATTTATCACAAGGTGGCTTTGGGCTTGGGCTTAATATCGTTTTAAATATATGTAAAAAGTATAATATTTCTTATAACGTAGAATCAATCGTAGGTAAAGGAAGCACATTTACCTACAAAATTCCAGCCTTTAAAGAAAAGCTAATCGATTCGCTAGTGAATGATAAGATCAAGCCTTGA
- a CDS encoding 4Fe-4S dicluster domain-containing protein, with protein MKKYVMVHDENLCIGCQGCSVACRNENNVPDGVYRLQVHMKMSGTFPRLKTDFIRQSCVMCEESPCVTVCPTGASFKTDNGITLVDERLCVSCKYCLLACPYDARFVDPITKAIGKCTFCFQNRLSAGKEPACVTVCPTDALVFGDVNDENSEVSKLIAKKNVEYPKAHLNTKPSLGFIKNTKGGRYE; from the coding sequence ATGAAAAAATATGTAATGGTTCATGATGAAAATTTATGTATCGGTTGTCAAGGTTGCTCAGTAGCCTGTAGAAACGAAAACAACGTGCCTGATGGAGTTTACAGACTTCAAGTTCATATGAAGATGAGTGGGACTTTTCCACGTTTAAAGACTGATTTTATAAGGCAAAGTTGCGTTATGTGTGAAGAAAGCCCATGTGTTACAGTATGTCCTACCGGAGCTAGTTTTAAAACGGATAATGGCATAACTTTAGTTGATGAAAGGCTTTGTGTTAGCTGTAAATACTGCTTGTTAGCCTGTCCTTATGATGCGAGGTTTGTTGATCCAATAACAAAAGCTATAGGAAAATGCACATTTTGTTTCCAAAACAGACTATCTGCTGGAAAAGAGCCAGCTTGCGTAACAGTGTGTCCAACAGACGCTTTAGTTTTTGGCGATGTAAATGATGAAAACAGCGAAGTTAGCAAACTTATAGCAAAGAAAAATGTAGAGTATCCAAAGGCGCATTTAAACACAAAACCTAGCCTTGGATTTATAAAAAATACAAAAGGAGGACGCTATGAATAA
- a CDS encoding DUF3408 domain-containing protein, translating to MSNETQLKNETQELKKEIETLKKASEEKQKDLEKIKSNQQEHTQKLDEFKKTQQQNLDDLKQDFIYNKDQRERKEVVIAQKYVNKIMFLIVLLLFAYIVYSLFEKINFANPLH from the coding sequence ATGTCAAACGAAACTCAACTAAAAAACGAAACTCAAGAGCTTAAAAAAGAGATAGAAACCTTAAAAAAAGCTAGTGAAGAAAAGCAAAAAGATTTAGAAAAAATCAAGTCAAACCAGCAAGAACACACTCAAAAGCTTGATGAATTTAAAAAAACACAGCAACAAAATTTAGATGATTTAAAGCAAGATTTTATATACAACAAAGATCAAAGAGAGCGTAAAGAGGTCGTTATAGCGCAAAAGTATGTGAACAAGATTATGTTTTTGATAGTTTTGCTTCTTTTTGCTTATATCGTTTACTCTCTTTTTGAAAAGATAAATTTCGCAAATCCTTTGCACTAA
- the nrfD gene encoding NrfD/PsrC family molybdoenzyme membrane anchor subunit produces MNNMWGSMAQYDAIYWPWPIAVYLFLAGLSAGSIMVSLIVKWNKHPDNTNSIWDAMVRAGAVIGPVAICVGLLLLIIDLGKPLSFYWLLITYNIKSVMSIGVLCLLLYTPFTFLFAMMIFEKEIEQYKALAVLRPLTKAIRSFAHIAKDIEYILFVLAICVGMYTGFLLGAIEKIPLWNTPILPILFLVSGFSSGIAANILIGMAFFKGSLNKESIKYLLVLDLRAIMFEIPLLIILFLGLYLGGSSEFATTALTDSLYGKVFWIGVVLVGLFVPIIIAATALKNHAYKPLFIVINSLVVLVGVVILRYYVVYAGQVL; encoded by the coding sequence ATGAATAACATGTGGGGAAGTATGGCACAATACGATGCGATTTATTGGCCTTGGCCGATTGCGGTTTATCTTTTTTTAGCTGGACTTAGTGCTGGAAGCATTATGGTGTCCTTGATAGTTAAGTGGAACAAACATCCAGATAACACAAACTCGATTTGGGATGCGATGGTAAGAGCTGGAGCGGTAATAGGACCAGTTGCAATATGCGTTGGACTACTTCTTTTAATAATCGATCTTGGCAAGCCACTAAGTTTTTACTGGCTTTTGATAACTTATAACATCAAATCAGTTATGAGTATAGGCGTGCTTTGTTTGCTACTTTATACTCCATTTACGTTTTTGTTTGCGATGATGATATTTGAAAAAGAGATTGAGCAGTATAAAGCTTTAGCTGTTTTACGACCGCTTACTAAGGCGATTCGCTCTTTTGCACACATCGCAAAAGATATAGAGTATATTCTTTTTGTACTTGCTATATGTGTTGGTATGTATACGGGCTTTTTACTAGGTGCGATAGAGAAAATTCCTTTGTGGAATACGCCGATTTTACCGATTCTTTTCTTAGTTTCTGGTTTTTCAAGTGGAATTGCAGCAAACATTCTTATAGGAATGGCGTTTTTTAAAGGCTCGCTAAATAAAGAGAGCATAAAGTATCTTTTAGTGCTTGATTTAAGGGCTATTATGTTTGAGATACCGCTTCTTATAATACTATTTTTAGGCTTATATCTTGGTGGTTCATCTGAGTTTGCAACGACTGCGCTAACTGATAGTTTATATGGCAAGGTGTTTTGGATAGGCGTTGTTTTAGTTGGACTTTTTGTTCCGATTATCATAGCTGCAACTGCTCTTAAAAATCACGCTTATAAACCGCTTTTTATAGTGATAAACTCACTTGTAGTTTTAGTTGGCGTTGTGATTTTAAGATACTACGTGGTTTATGCTGGACAGGTTTTGTAG
- a CDS encoding AI-2E family transporter, giving the protein MKTSKYFFIGFILFVLVWVLYLFKPFLLTIAIGILMAVSTASLERRILALTNAKRVLSASLITLFICIFFLAPFLYAIISLAKYASGFDMTNVTNTLNYIKNYDFSLPESFSFLEPKIKEFIATLDIGTLISKALGYLSTIGKSSAGFIVDMGFIIVFYFFANLYGTELTTYLKKVVPMNSDELDFILTEVANTMSVVVYSTLANAVLQGMLFAILVSFFGYDMLLMGILFAIGSLIPLVGGALVYVPIALFELAHGNTQGSIIILSYSIIVISVVADTFVKPLIIKFINEKMVKTPTKINEMLIFFSMLAGISTFGFWGVILGPAIVTFFISTIKLYVLLKERAIV; this is encoded by the coding sequence GTGAAAACTAGTAAATATTTTTTTATAGGATTTATCCTTTTTGTGCTTGTTTGGGTGCTATATCTTTTTAAGCCATTTTTGCTTACTATCGCTATTGGAATTTTAATGGCGGTTTCTACTGCAAGTTTAGAAAGACGAATTCTAGCTCTAACAAACGCAAAACGTGTGCTTTCAGCATCTCTTATCACGCTATTTATATGTATATTTTTCTTAGCGCCATTTCTTTACGCTATCATCTCGCTAGCAAAATACGCAAGCGGTTTTGATATGACAAATGTTACAAATACGCTAAATTATATTAAAAATTATGATTTTTCACTGCCAGAGAGCTTTTCGTTTTTAGAACCAAAAATAAAAGAATTTATTGCCACTCTTGATATCGGTACATTAATTTCAAAAGCGCTTGGATACTTAAGCACTATAGGCAAGTCAAGTGCTGGCTTTATCGTGGATATGGGCTTTATCATTGTGTTTTATTTCTTTGCGAATTTATATGGAACTGAGCTTACAACATATCTTAAAAAAGTTGTTCCTATGAACTCAGATGAGCTAGATTTTATCCTTACTGAGGTTGCAAATACCATGAGTGTGGTCGTTTATAGCACTCTTGCAAATGCAGTTTTACAAGGTATGTTGTTCGCTATTTTGGTTAGTTTTTTTGGATACGATATGCTTTTGATGGGAATTTTATTTGCAATCGGCTCACTTATACCTCTTGTTGGTGGCGCACTTGTTTATGTTCCAATCGCGCTTTTTGAGCTTGCACATGGCAATACTCAAGGTAGTATTATAATCCTATCTTATAGTATTATAGTTATTTCTGTGGTTGCAGATACCTTTGTCAAACCGCTAATTATTAAATTTATAAACGAAAAAATGGTTAAAACTCCAACCAAAATCAACGAAATGCTCATCTTTTTCTCTATGCTTGCAGGCATTAGCACATTTGGTTTTTGGGGTGTGATACTTGGACCTGCGATAGTTACGTTTTTTATCTCTACGATTAAACTTTATGTTTTGTTAAAAGAAAGAGCGATAGTTTAA